A stretch of Paenibacillus peoriae DNA encodes these proteins:
- a CDS encoding sensor histidine kinase, with the protein MPGRARSQMKSLLRRTIWQWMTGTTDRLGGCSLQVKLIVAYIGVILIPVVLFSLYTFHQLYENTMKDITVQNQYVLDTELAHIHSNMEIMERTAQLAISDRNVLHYLTEEREISSDELVQFNLNVFPNLQHLLYSNPNVENIRLYTNNPQTHEIWPMIFKESRLPKASWLKAAQLRQGKIWWDMYKGPKSLLGGQSRQESETVQYMALLREIQSTGGRHAGLVETNMRLELFSPRVFGIPQRNRAWQMFILNGGDSISNGGKLVSSTDIATASFQPDPIPIPLSHVHHLLQSRVQGQGGVFDFTYGNKPYLGLYRYIEGLDAYLLNVVALDGPLGDLRQKRNAMLLIISMLILFMSVISYTLHAFILKQLHTLRESMKKVEQEGDFQLKIPVYGRGEVAELALYFRSLLSRINGLIAEAVHKQATAQEAELLALKHQIDSHFLYNTLENLKMMAEIERQYPLSDALTSLGSMMRYNLQWSGSCVTLRDEIRHIQHYVAIMNIRHDNQIGLEIHLSSAFMELEMLKMSLQPVVENAIKHGWSTLQSPFSITIEACSKQDIIELRIQDNGVGISEERRNAIMAGLARTDMDSLEPGMNGGIGLYNVHRRLSMQYGAEYGIRLDSIHGQSTTVTLILPRRYMMRGTDHDDQAVDCG; encoded by the coding sequence ATGCCAGGCCGTGCACGTTCACAGATGAAGAGCCTGCTGCGCCGCACGATATGGCAGTGGATGACGGGAACGACCGATCGGCTTGGCGGTTGTTCCCTTCAAGTTAAGCTCATTGTCGCGTATATCGGCGTCATTTTAATCCCGGTGGTATTGTTCTCGCTATATACCTTTCACCAACTGTACGAGAATACAATGAAAGACATTACCGTACAAAATCAGTATGTGTTGGATACAGAGCTGGCCCATATTCATAGCAATATGGAAATTATGGAGCGAACCGCACAGCTTGCGATCTCAGATCGCAACGTGCTTCATTATCTAACCGAGGAACGTGAAATAAGCAGCGATGAGCTAGTCCAATTCAACTTGAATGTGTTTCCAAATTTACAGCACTTGCTGTACAGTAATCCCAATGTAGAGAACATTCGACTGTATACCAATAATCCCCAGACGCATGAAATATGGCCGATGATTTTCAAAGAATCACGATTGCCTAAGGCTTCCTGGCTGAAAGCGGCTCAACTCCGACAAGGGAAAATATGGTGGGATATGTACAAGGGGCCGAAAAGCTTACTTGGGGGACAATCCCGCCAGGAAAGTGAGACAGTGCAGTATATGGCACTGCTGCGTGAAATTCAGTCTACTGGAGGAAGACACGCGGGGTTGGTAGAAACAAATATGAGGCTGGAGCTATTTTCACCTAGGGTATTTGGAATCCCGCAACGTAATCGCGCATGGCAAATGTTCATTCTGAACGGCGGGGATTCCATCTCAAACGGTGGAAAATTAGTGTCTTCTACCGATATAGCTACAGCTTCCTTTCAACCTGATCCCATTCCGATCCCTCTGTCCCATGTGCACCATCTGTTACAGTCCCGCGTTCAGGGACAGGGTGGTGTTTTTGACTTTACCTATGGGAATAAGCCTTATCTTGGTTTGTATCGTTATATAGAAGGGTTGGACGCCTACCTGCTAAATGTGGTGGCGCTGGACGGTCCGCTGGGTGATCTCCGTCAGAAACGCAATGCTATGCTGCTCATTATTAGTATGCTGATTTTGTTTATGTCCGTCATTTCCTATACCTTGCATGCCTTCATTCTCAAGCAGCTACATACCCTGCGTGAATCCATGAAAAAAGTAGAGCAGGAGGGTGACTTTCAGCTTAAGATTCCAGTATATGGACGGGGAGAAGTGGCTGAGCTGGCTTTATATTTTCGCAGTCTGCTGAGTCGAATTAACGGGCTCATTGCCGAGGCAGTACACAAGCAGGCCACTGCTCAAGAAGCTGAACTGCTAGCGCTCAAGCATCAGATTGATTCCCACTTTCTCTATAATACATTGGAAAATTTAAAAATGATGGCGGAGATAGAACGGCAGTATCCGCTGTCGGATGCCCTTACCTCCCTTGGCTCGATGATGCGTTATAATCTCCAATGGTCCGGGTCGTGTGTTACGTTGCGGGATGAAATCCGACATATCCAGCATTACGTGGCCATCATGAACATTCGCCACGATAACCAAATTGGATTGGAAATTCATCTATCGTCGGCGTTTATGGAACTGGAGATGCTGAAAATGTCGCTGCAGCCTGTAGTCGAAAATGCTATCAAGCACGGGTGGAGTACATTGCAAAGCCCATTCAGCATCACGATTGAAGCCTGCTCTAAGCAGGATATCATAGAATTGCGTATACAGGATAACGGAGTGGGGATCTCTGAAGAAAGAAGAAACGCCATCATGGCTGGTCTAGCGCGAACGGATATGGATTCCCTCGAGCCCGGGATGAATGGGGGAATCGGTTTGTATAATGTGCATCGCCGTTTAAGTATGCAGTATGGCGCAGAGTATGGCATAAGACTGGACAGCATCCACGGACAATCGACGACAGTGACCCTGATTTTGCCTAGACGTTACATGATGAGGGGGACGGACCATGACGACCAAGCTGTTGATTGCGGATGA